From a region of the Triticum aestivum cultivar Chinese Spring chromosome 7D, IWGSC CS RefSeq v2.1, whole genome shotgun sequence genome:
- the LOC123166841 gene encoding probable xyloglucan endotransglucosylase/hydrolase protein 25 produces MARMAAWVLAILLASCAFALATFDKEFDVTWGDGRGKILNNGQLLTLGLDKISGSGFQSKHEYLFGKIDMQLKLVPGNSAGTVTAYYLSSQGPTHDEIDFEFLGNVTGEPYTLHTNVFTQGQGQREQQFRLWFDPTNDFHTYSILWNPKHIIFMVDDMPIRDYKNLEGKGIAFPKNQPMRLYSSLWNADDWATQGGRVKTDWSHAPFSASYRGFKADACVVTAGGRPRCGASVGTEVAPGTGAAGEWYNQELDLTRQQRMRWVQRNYMIYNYCTDPKRVAKGVPAECSM; encoded by the exons ATGGCTCGCATGGCGGCGTGGGTGCTAGCGATCCTGCTCGCCTCTTGTGCCTTTGCGTTGGCGACCTTCGACAAGGAGTTCGACGTCACCTGGGGTGACGGGCGCGGCAAGATCCTCAACAACGGCCAGCTCCTCACGCTGGGGCTCGATAAGATCTCCGGCTCCGGGTTCCAGTCCAAGCACGAGTACCTCTTCGGCAAGATCGACATGCAGCTCAAGCTCGTCCCCGGCAACTCCGCCGGCACCGTCACCGCATACTAC CTGTCGTCGCAGGGTCCGACGCACGACGAGATCGACTTCGAGTTCCTGGGCAACGTCACCGGCGAGCCCTACACGCTGCACACCAACGTGTTCACGCAGGGGCAGGGCCAGCGGGAGCAGCAGTTCCGCCTCTGGTTCGATCCCACCAACGACTTCCACACCTACTCCATCCTCTGGAACCCAAAGCACATCAT ATTCATGGTGGACGACATGCCGATCAGGGACTACAAGAACCTGGAGGGAAAGGGGATCGCCTTCCCCAAGAACCAGCCGATGCGGCTCTACTCCAGCCTCTGGAACGCCGACGACTGGGCCACGCAGGGCGGCCGCGTCAAGACGGACTGGTCCCACGCCCCGTTCTCCGCCTCGTACCGCGGCTTCAAGGCCGACGCGTGCGTGGTGACCGCGGGAGGCCGGCCGCGCTGCGGCGCCAGCGTCGGCACGGAGGTCGCCCCCGGCACCGGCGCGGCGGGCGAGTGGTACAACCAGGAGCTGGACCTGACGCGGCAGCAGCGGATGCGGTGGGTGCAGAGGAACTACATGATCTACAACTACTGCACGGACCCCAAGCGCGTCGCCAAGGGCGTCCCCGCCGAGTGCTCCATGTAG